A DNA window from Massilia putida contains the following coding sequences:
- a CDS encoding CehA/McbA family metallohydrolase → MKTSIPSLSLVLAAAGVFNPCAGKAATLEHREFDATLLAPYRGEVRDARTFRLSFEYPGPRGRRPVTWRLDLVAPTGRRVAQWQGRLELTGNPADVVVHWSGVLAGRRPAPGIYHVRLHAAAGSETADQTWDIAVGARPAPALPAFSPLATGHTHMLAVPAPGALPYTVYYGNLHSQTHDSDGGGPVDTCHGAQDPQSAPYGPDAAYPYARRHGLDMLMVSEHNHMYDGSDGTNPDADPVKAKAMYQAGLNTARDYTAANPGFLALYGMEWGVIGNGGHLNIFDSDELLGWEKNAKGELIADTETAKSDYAALYALMRQRGLTGQFNHPALAGQFVVNGTSLAYTADGDAVMALCEVVNSSAFSNSETEGETRRSNFEQACNKLLEAGYHVAFSSNQDNHCANWGASYSNRSAVLIPNGVPLSRASFLEAVRARRVFATMDKDAQVVFTANGHLMGERFDNTGPLHLQVAYAGAAGRQAATVALVEGVPGRNGDVSQLSDKADVTTLPSPGAHFYYAKVTQDDGRILWSAPVWVAQQP, encoded by the coding sequence ATGAAAACCTCAATCCCCTCCCTGTCCCTGGTGCTGGCCGCGGCCGGCGTGTTCAACCCCTGCGCCGGCAAGGCCGCCACGCTCGAACACCGCGAGTTCGATGCGACGTTGCTCGCGCCTTATCGTGGCGAAGTCCGCGACGCGCGCACATTCAGGCTGTCGTTCGAGTACCCCGGCCCGCGCGGACGCCGCCCCGTGACGTGGCGCCTGGACCTGGTCGCCCCAACCGGCCGCCGCGTCGCGCAGTGGCAGGGGCGACTGGAGCTGACCGGTAATCCGGCCGACGTCGTCGTGCACTGGTCGGGCGTTCTCGCCGGCCGCCGCCCCGCGCCCGGCATCTATCACGTGCGCCTGCATGCCGCCGCCGGCAGCGAGACCGCCGACCAGACCTGGGACATCGCCGTGGGCGCGCGCCCGGCACCGGCGCTGCCGGCCTTTTCTCCACTGGCGACGGGCCACACGCACATGCTGGCCGTGCCGGCGCCGGGCGCGCTGCCGTACACCGTCTATTACGGCAACCTGCACAGCCAGACGCACGACAGCGACGGCGGCGGCCCCGTCGACACCTGCCATGGCGCGCAGGACCCGCAGTCGGCGCCCTACGGTCCGGACGCCGCCTATCCGTATGCCCGCAGGCACGGCCTGGACATGCTGATGGTCTCGGAGCACAACCATATGTACGACGGCTCGGACGGCACCAATCCGGACGCCGATCCTGTGAAAGCCAAGGCCATGTACCAGGCCGGCCTGAACACGGCGCGCGATTACACGGCCGCGAATCCCGGCTTCCTGGCCTTGTACGGCATGGAATGGGGCGTGATCGGCAACGGCGGCCACCTGAACATCTTCGACAGCGACGAGCTGCTCGGCTGGGAGAAAAACGCGAAAGGCGAGCTGATTGCGGACACGGAGACGGCCAAGAGCGACTACGCCGCGCTGTATGCCCTGATGCGCCAGCGCGGCCTGACGGGCCAGTTCAACCATCCGGCACTGGCCGGCCAGTTCGTCGTGAACGGCACCTCGCTCGCGTACACGGCGGACGGCGACGCCGTCATGGCCTTGTGCGAAGTGGTCAACAGCTCCGCGTTCTCCAACAGCGAGACCGAGGGCGAGACGCGGCGCAGCAACTTCGAACAGGCCTGCAACAAGCTGCTGGAAGCGGGCTACCACGTCGCGTTCAGCAGCAACCAGGACAACCACTGCGCCAACTGGGGCGCCTCGTACAGCAACCGCAGCGCCGTCCTGATTCCGAACGGCGTGCCGTTGTCGCGCGCCAGCTTCCTCGAGGCCGTGCGCGCGCGCCGCGTGTTTGCCACGATGGACAAGGATGCGCAGGTCGTCTTCACCGCGAACGGCCACCTGATGGGCGAGCGTTTCGACAATACGGGACCGCTGCATCTGCAGGTGGCGTACGCCGGCGCGGCCGGCCGGCAGGCCGCGACGGTCGCGCTCGTCGAAGGCGTCCCGGGACGCAACGGCGACGTGAGCCAGCTGTCCGACAAGGCCGACGTCACGACGTTGCCTTCGCCCGGCGCGCATTTTTATTATGCGAAGGTGACCCAGGACGACGGCAGGATCTTGTGGTCGGCGCCGGTGTGGGTCGCGCAACAGCCTTAG
- a CDS encoding serine hydrolase, translating into MTRIAAAILLAFSGAALAQAPATAPIASTVTQDAAASLRARLADDVERTMKLFDVPGIAIAVVQDGKVVASQGFGVRKLGEPDKVDGKTLFEVASNSKAFTAAALAMLVDEGKLAWDDPVTKHLPDFQMYDAYVTHEMTVRDLLTHRSGLGLGAGDLLWWPTTTFSTDEIIHNLRYVRPATSFRSSYAYDNLLYIVAGKIIAAKSGKTWGETIRERILQPVGMASTTTSLAENAGNPDVANAHSKIGDKIAAVKAMPVPNAVGAVGINTNAEDIARWMNVLLAGGRVGTDANGKEVRLFSAKQAREMWTAQTPMRISEPDPRLAATRPNFLAYGLGFQLRDWQGRLIAMHSGALQGFYSKVVLVPEAKVGIAILTNAESGGSLNALQYQLLDRMLNPASGTDWIGIVKAVEDENHAKELARLGKASAARAAKSQPSLARTAYDGDYQDPWYGIATIRHVGGRQVLTLSRTPDLTGELEHYQHDTFIVRWKERNFNADAYVTFALNPDGSIERMKMQPISTETDFSYDFQDLNFTPVKAAP; encoded by the coding sequence ATGACCCGCATCGCAGCAGCGATCCTGCTCGCTTTTTCCGGCGCCGCACTGGCGCAGGCGCCCGCCACCGCCCCCATCGCCTCCACCGTCACGCAGGACGCCGCCGCGTCCCTGCGTGCCCGGCTGGCCGACGACGTCGAACGCACCATGAAGCTGTTCGACGTGCCCGGCATCGCGATCGCCGTCGTCCAGGACGGCAAGGTGGTGGCAAGCCAGGGCTTCGGCGTGCGCAAGCTGGGGGAGCCGGACAAGGTCGACGGCAAGACGCTGTTCGAGGTCGCGTCGAACTCGAAGGCCTTCACGGCGGCCGCGCTGGCGATGCTCGTCGACGAAGGCAAGCTCGCATGGGACGATCCGGTCACGAAGCACCTGCCGGACTTCCAGATGTACGACGCGTACGTCACGCACGAGATGACGGTGCGCGACCTGCTCACGCACCGCAGCGGCCTGGGACTCGGCGCCGGGGATCTGCTGTGGTGGCCGACGACGACTTTCTCGACCGACGAAATCATCCACAATCTGCGCTACGTCCGGCCCGCCACGAGCTTCCGCAGCAGTTATGCGTACGACAACCTGCTGTACATCGTGGCCGGCAAGATCATCGCGGCCAAGTCGGGCAAGACGTGGGGCGAGACGATCCGCGAACGCATCCTGCAACCCGTGGGCATGGCGTCGACGACGACGAGCCTGGCGGAGAACGCGGGCAATCCGGACGTGGCGAACGCGCACAGCAAGATCGGCGACAAGATCGCGGCCGTGAAGGCGATGCCGGTGCCGAACGCCGTGGGCGCCGTCGGCATCAATACGAATGCCGAGGACATCGCGCGCTGGATGAACGTGCTGCTGGCCGGCGGCCGCGTGGGCACGGACGCGAACGGGAAGGAAGTCCGCCTGTTCAGCGCGAAGCAGGCGCGCGAGATGTGGACGGCGCAGACGCCGATGCGCATCAGCGAACCCGATCCCAGGCTGGCTGCCACGCGCCCGAACTTCCTGGCCTACGGCCTGGGCTTCCAGCTGCGCGACTGGCAGGGCCGGCTGATCGCGATGCACAGCGGTGCGCTGCAGGGCTTTTATTCGAAGGTGGTGCTGGTGCCGGAAGCGAAGGTCGGCATTGCGATTCTCACCAATGCGGAAAGCGGCGGCTCGCTGAACGCGCTGCAGTACCAGCTGCTCGACCGCATGCTGAACCCGGCCTCCGGCACCGACTGGATCGGCATCGTAAAAGCCGTCGAGGACGAGAACCATGCGAAGGAGCTGGCGCGCCTCGGCAAGGCCAGCGCGGCGCGCGCGGCGAAGTCGCAGCCGTCGCTCGCGCGCACGGCGTACGACGGCGATTACCAGGACCCGTGGTACGGCATCGCGACCATCCGGCACGTGGGCGGCAGGCAGGTGCTGACGCTGTCGCGCACGCCGGACCTGACGGGAGAACTGGAACACTACCAGCACGACACGTTCATCGTGCGCTGGAAGGAGCGCAACTTCAATGCGGATGCGTACGTCACGTTCGCGCTGAATCCGGACGGCAGCATCGAGCGCATGAAGATGCAGCCCATCTCCACCGAGACGGATTTCAGCTACGACTTCCAGGATCTGAATTTCACGCCGGTGAAGGCAGCCCCGTAA
- a CDS encoding S1C family serine protease, producing the protein MKIVRLAAAAAIALASCTLHAQDASQATAPPTAAPPVSPAVENSVVKIFSTVRRPDPFKPWTKATPQDITGSGVVIEGKRILTNAHVVGYASQVEVQASQDGDKVGATVVAIARGIDLALLKLDDESFFDKHRPVKRASVLPDVRDAVMAYGYPLGGTSLSVTKGIVSRVEFVPYGYGSAGLRVQIDAAINPGNSGGPVIDGDKMVGLAFSGAANAQNIGYVIPNEEVELFLRDVADGRYDGKPLLLDDIQTLENPVLRQYLKLDKSVDGVVVHRPYRSDAAYPLKEWDVITRIGDYPIDDQGMVKLGPNLRVRFQYRVQQVAKDGKVPLTIVRAGKTMQVQVPVGGPRPLLIPPLDGAYPSYFVYGPIVFSRATAEYLSFITANAQLQNAYGFNASPLVTRRGDEPDAQHEELVVVSSPFFPHKLVAGYSNRFGSVVESVNGVPVRSLRHLVTLLRDLKDDLVVLRFDQRLGETMVLPRKAMVDATEAVLQDNGIRSQGSPDMMDVWNGKKT; encoded by the coding sequence ATGAAGATCGTCCGCCTTGCCGCGGCTGCCGCGATCGCGCTGGCCAGCTGCACGCTCCACGCCCAGGATGCCAGCCAGGCCACCGCCCCGCCGACTGCCGCGCCGCCCGTCTCGCCGGCCGTCGAGAACTCCGTGGTCAAGATCTTCAGCACCGTGCGCCGCCCCGACCCGTTCAAGCCCTGGACCAAGGCCACGCCGCAGGACATCACCGGATCGGGCGTCGTCATCGAGGGCAAGCGCATTCTCACCAACGCCCACGTCGTCGGTTACGCGAGCCAGGTGGAGGTGCAGGCCAGCCAGGACGGCGACAAGGTCGGCGCCACCGTCGTCGCGATCGCGCGCGGCATCGACCTGGCCCTGCTGAAACTGGACGACGAATCGTTCTTCGACAAGCACCGTCCGGTCAAGCGCGCGAGCGTGCTGCCGGACGTGCGCGACGCCGTGATGGCCTATGGCTATCCGCTCGGCGGCACGTCGCTGTCCGTCACGAAGGGCATCGTCTCGCGCGTCGAATTCGTCCCTTACGGTTACGGCAGCGCGGGCCTGCGCGTGCAGATCGACGCGGCGATCAACCCCGGCAACAGCGGCGGCCCGGTGATCGACGGCGACAAGATGGTCGGCCTCGCGTTCTCGGGGGCTGCCAACGCCCAGAACATCGGCTACGTGATCCCGAACGAGGAAGTGGAACTGTTCCTGCGCGACGTGGCCGACGGCCGCTACGACGGCAAGCCGCTGCTGCTGGACGATATCCAGACGCTGGAAAATCCGGTCCTGCGTCAATACCTCAAGCTCGACAAATCGGTCGACGGCGTCGTCGTGCACCGTCCCTACCGCAGCGATGCCGCGTATCCGCTGAAGGAATGGGACGTCATCACGCGCATCGGCGACTATCCAATCGACGACCAGGGCATGGTGAAACTGGGGCCGAACCTGCGCGTGCGTTTCCAGTACCGCGTGCAGCAGGTCGCGAAGGACGGCAAGGTGCCGCTGACCATCGTGCGCGCCGGCAAGACCATGCAGGTGCAGGTGCCCGTGGGCGGTCCGCGCCCCCTCTTGATCCCGCCGCTGGACGGCGCCTACCCGTCGTACTTCGTGTACGGCCCGATCGTGTTCTCGCGCGCCACAGCCGAATACCTGTCGTTCATCACCGCCAACGCGCAACTGCAGAATGCGTACGGCTTCAACGCCAGCCCGCTCGTGACGCGCCGCGGCGACGAGCCGGACGCGCAGCATGAGGAACTCGTCGTCGTCAGCTCGCCGTTCTTCCCGCATAAGCTCGTCGCCGGCTACAGCAACCGTTTCGGCTCGGTCGTCGAATCCGTCAACGGCGTACCGGTGCGCAGCCTGCGCCACCTGGTGACCCTGCTGCGCGACCTGAAGGACGATCTCGTCGTGCTGCGCTTCGACCAGCGCCTGGGCGAGACGATGGTCCTGCCGCGCAAGGCGATGGTCGACGCGACCGAGGCCGTCCTGCAGGACAACGGCATCCGCTCGCAGGGCTCGCCCGACATGATGGACGTCTGGAACGGCAAGAAGACCTGA
- a CDS encoding TldD/PmbA family protein — protein sequence MERRTFLKIGAGTAGAMLVPVFGNAIAAEEMLTSMPVAAKKALADTALNAATKAGASYCDVRIGRYLNQYIITRDLNVENVTNTESAGVGVRVLCNGAYGFAATNDLTPDGIAGAARQAVAIAKANARLQSEPVRLAPVKGVGEVAWATPIVKDWRTVPIKDKAELLIAANKAGMDAGASFMQSMLFQVQQQKYFASTDGSYIDQDIQRLWAPFSATAVDKASGKFRSRNGLSAPVGMGYEYLDARPEHKIKAAGGVATLYTKSYDIIEDARAAGRDAKRKLTAKSVTPGKYDLMLSPEHLYLTIHESVGHPTELDRVLGYEANYAGTSFATLDKWESKKFNYGSPHVNIVADKTTPGSLGNVGYDDEGVKTKRWDLIKDGILVSYQATRDQAHIIGKEESDGCSYADSWSNVQFQRMPNVSLQAGKKKLTPDEMVKDIKKGIYIVGEGSFSIDQQRYNFQFGGQLFYEIKDGKIGQMLEDVAYQSNTQDFWNACTAVCDERDWRMGGSFFDGKGQPPQISIVSHGSSTTRFNGINVINTARKIG from the coding sequence ATGGAACGCCGTACCTTCCTTAAAATCGGAGCCGGCACCGCCGGCGCCATGCTGGTGCCCGTGTTCGGCAACGCCATCGCCGCCGAGGAGATGCTGACCTCGATGCCCGTCGCGGCCAAGAAGGCGCTGGCCGATACCGCGCTGAATGCCGCCACCAAGGCCGGCGCGAGCTACTGCGACGTGCGCATCGGCCGCTACCTCAACCAGTACATCATCACCCGCGACCTGAACGTCGAGAACGTGACGAACACGGAATCGGCCGGCGTCGGCGTGCGCGTGCTGTGCAATGGCGCATACGGCTTCGCCGCCACCAACGACCTGACGCCGGACGGCATCGCGGGCGCGGCGCGCCAGGCGGTGGCGATCGCGAAGGCGAACGCGCGGCTGCAGTCCGAACCGGTGCGTCTCGCACCCGTCAAGGGCGTGGGCGAGGTGGCGTGGGCGACCCCGATCGTCAAGGACTGGCGCACGGTGCCCATCAAGGACAAGGCCGAATTGCTGATCGCGGCGAACAAGGCGGGTATGGACGCCGGCGCCAGCTTCATGCAGTCGATGCTGTTCCAGGTCCAGCAACAGAAATATTTCGCGTCCACCGACGGCTCGTACATCGATCAGGACATCCAGCGCCTGTGGGCGCCGTTCTCCGCGACGGCGGTCGACAAGGCCAGCGGCAAGTTCCGTTCGCGGAACGGCCTGTCGGCGCCCGTCGGCATGGGCTATGAATACCTCGACGCCAGGCCCGAACACAAGATCAAGGCGGCCGGCGGCGTCGCCACGCTGTACACGAAGTCCTACGACATCATCGAGGACGCGCGCGCCGCGGGCCGCGACGCCAAGCGCAAGTTGACGGCGAAGTCGGTCACGCCGGGCAAGTACGACCTGATGCTGTCGCCCGAACACCTGTACCTGACGATCCACGAATCCGTCGGCCATCCGACCGAGCTCGATCGCGTGCTGGGCTACGAGGCCAACTACGCCGGCACGAGCTTCGCCACGCTCGATAAATGGGAATCGAAGAAGTTCAACTACGGCTCGCCCCACGTGAACATCGTCGCCGACAAGACGACGCCAGGCTCGCTGGGCAATGTGGGCTACGACGACGAAGGCGTCAAGACGAAGCGCTGGGACCTCATCAAGGACGGCATCCTCGTCAGCTACCAGGCCACGCGCGACCAGGCCCACATCATCGGCAAGGAAGAGTCGGACGGCTGCTCGTACGCGGACAGCTGGAGCAACGTGCAGTTCCAGCGCATGCCGAACGTGTCGCTGCAGGCCGGTAAGAAGAAGCTCACGCCGGACGAGATGGTCAAGGACATCAAGAAGGGTATCTACATCGTGGGCGAGGGCTCGTTCTCGATCGACCAGCAGCGCTACAACTTCCAGTTCGGCGGCCAGCTGTTCTACGAGATCAAGGATGGCAAGATCGGCCAGATGCTGGAAGACGTGGCGTACCAGTCGAATACGCAGGACTTCTGGAATGCCTGCACGGCGGTGTGCGATGAGCGCGACTGGCGCATGGGCGGCTCCTTCTTCGACGGAAAAGGGCAGCCTCCGCAGATCAGCATCGTGTCGCACGGGTCGTCGACCACGCGCTTCAACGGCATCAACGTCATCAACACCGCCCGCAAGATCGGCTAA
- a CDS encoding TldD/PmbA family protein: protein MTILTQEQTKHICDRVLSFSKADECIVTVSGSRNGNIRFARNQVSTAGLADDTNIAVTVAFGKRQGTATINEFDDKSLEKVVRRAEDLARLAPENPEFMPAVGKQDYKASQTFNAKTAAIDPEFRAQTAAYAIEACKKNKLVAAGFFTDGTNFSSVANSNGVYGHQDQTSLDFTCTVRTEDGRGSGWVKRSASDANKFDAREAADVAIEKALRSVDAKALEPGRYTVILEPAATSELLGYMLFGFDARQTDEGRSFLSKKGGASRLGDKLFDQQVNIWADPWNPDVPVLPWDTENLIARKRMDLIKDGKVNALNYSQYWAKKKGVQATATPGNIIMAGTDKSTAALIANTKKGVLVTRTWYIRMVDPQSVLLTGLTRDGTFYIENGKIKYPIKNFRFNESPVTMLNNIEEIGKPVVIGGDEVPFQMLIPPMKVRDFNFTSLSDAV from the coding sequence ATGACCATCCTGACCCAGGAACAAACCAAACACATTTGCGACCGCGTCCTGTCCTTCTCGAAGGCGGACGAATGCATCGTCACCGTCAGCGGCAGCCGCAACGGCAACATCCGCTTCGCGCGCAACCAGGTCTCCACCGCCGGCCTCGCGGACGACACCAACATCGCCGTGACGGTCGCTTTCGGCAAGCGCCAGGGCACCGCCACCATCAACGAGTTCGACGACAAGTCGCTGGAAAAAGTCGTGCGCCGCGCCGAGGACCTGGCGCGCCTGGCGCCGGAAAATCCCGAATTCATGCCGGCCGTCGGCAAGCAGGACTACAAGGCGTCGCAGACGTTCAATGCGAAGACGGCCGCCATCGATCCGGAATTCCGCGCGCAGACCGCCGCCTATGCGATCGAAGCCTGCAAGAAGAACAAGCTCGTGGCCGCCGGCTTCTTCACGGACGGCACCAACTTCTCCAGCGTGGCCAACTCGAACGGCGTGTACGGCCACCAGGACCAGACGAGCCTCGACTTCACCTGCACCGTGCGCACGGAAGACGGCCGCGGCTCCGGCTGGGTCAAGCGCTCGGCCTCGGACGCGAACAAATTCGACGCGCGCGAAGCGGCCGACGTGGCCATCGAAAAGGCGCTGCGTTCCGTCGACGCGAAAGCGCTGGAGCCGGGCCGCTACACCGTGATCCTGGAACCGGCCGCCACGTCCGAGCTGCTCGGCTACATGCTGTTCGGCTTCGACGCGCGCCAGACCGACGAAGGCCGCAGCTTCCTGTCGAAGAAGGGCGGCGCCTCGCGCCTGGGCGACAAGCTGTTCGACCAGCAGGTCAATATCTGGGCCGACCCGTGGAACCCGGACGTGCCCGTGCTGCCGTGGGATACCGAGAACCTCATCGCGCGCAAGCGCATGGACCTGATCAAGGACGGCAAGGTCAACGCGCTGAACTACTCGCAGTACTGGGCCAAGAAGAAGGGCGTGCAGGCCACGGCCACGCCGGGCAACATCATCATGGCCGGCACGGACAAGTCGACGGCGGCGCTGATCGCGAATACCAAGAAGGGCGTGCTCGTGACCCGCACATGGTACATCCGCATGGTCGACCCGCAGTCGGTGCTGCTGACGGGCCTCACGCGCGACGGCACGTTCTACATCGAGAACGGCAAGATCAAGTACCCGATCAAGAACTTCCGTTTCAACGAAAGCCCCGTCACGATGCTCAACAACATCGAGGAGATCGGCAAGCCGGTCGTCATCGGTGGCGACGAGGTGCCGTTCCAGATGCTGATTCCGCCGATGAAGGTGCGCGACTTCAACTTCACGTCGTTGTCGGACGCTGTCTGA
- a CDS encoding TldD/PmbA family protein: MERRTFLKIGAGTAGTLLVPVFGNAIAAEELLNPLASSFKKSLADTAMDAAKKAGASYCDVRIGRYLNQFITTRDLNVESVTNTESTGVGVRVIAAGAYGFAATNTLSPDAVAGAARQAVAIAKANAKLQTEPVQLAPAKGVGEVSWATPIKRDWRTVPVKDKADMLIAANKAGLAAGASFMTANLFQVNQQKYFASTDGSYIDQDIHRLWAPINATAVDKASGKFRSRAGLAPPVGMGYEWFDVKPEHKIRAAGGVTTLYKGGYDIVEEARNAGRQAREKLTARTVDPGKYDLVLAPENLFLTIHESVGHPTELDRVLGYEANYAGTSFCTLDKWESRQFNFGSKIVNFVGEKTTQGSLGAVGYDDEGVPAKRWDIIKDGILVNYQATRDQAHIIGEQESHGCSYADSWSKVQFQRMPNVSLVAGKNRLTPDEMVKDVKKGIYILGRGSYSIDQQRYNFQFGGQLYFEIRDGKIGQMLEDVAYQSNTQDFWNACTAICDERDWRMSGSFFDGKGQPSQVSAVSHGTATTRFNGINVINTGRKIG; encoded by the coding sequence ATGGAACGCCGTACCTTCCTCAAAATCGGAGCCGGCACGGCCGGCACCCTGCTGGTCCCCGTGTTCGGCAATGCGATCGCCGCCGAGGAACTGCTCAACCCCCTGGCCTCAAGCTTCAAGAAATCGCTGGCCGACACCGCGATGGACGCGGCGAAGAAAGCCGGCGCCTCCTACTGCGACGTGCGCATCGGCCGCTACCTGAACCAATTCATCACCACGCGCGACCTGAACGTCGAGAGCGTGACGAATACCGAATCGACGGGCGTCGGCGTGCGCGTGATCGCGGCCGGTGCGTACGGCTTCGCCGCTACGAATACCTTGAGCCCGGACGCCGTCGCCGGCGCCGCGCGCCAGGCCGTGGCCATCGCGAAGGCGAACGCGAAGCTGCAGACGGAACCCGTGCAGCTCGCACCCGCGAAGGGCGTGGGCGAAGTATCCTGGGCCACGCCGATCAAACGCGACTGGCGCACCGTGCCCGTCAAGGACAAGGCCGACATGCTGATCGCCGCGAACAAGGCGGGCCTCGCGGCCGGCGCCAGCTTCATGACGGCGAACCTGTTCCAGGTGAACCAGCAAAAGTATTTCGCGTCGACGGACGGCTCGTACATCGACCAGGACATCCACCGGTTGTGGGCGCCGATCAACGCGACGGCCGTCGACAAGGCGAGCGGCAAATTCCGTTCGCGTGCGGGGCTGGCACCGCCCGTGGGCATGGGCTACGAATGGTTCGACGTGAAGCCCGAACATAAAATCCGCGCGGCTGGCGGCGTGACCACGTTGTACAAGGGTGGCTACGACATCGTCGAGGAAGCACGGAACGCGGGCCGCCAGGCGCGCGAAAAGCTCACGGCACGCACCGTCGACCCGGGCAAGTACGATCTCGTGCTGGCGCCGGAAAACCTGTTCCTGACGATCCACGAATCCGTCGGCCACCCGACGGAGCTGGACCGCGTGCTGGGCTACGAGGCCAACTACGCCGGCACGAGCTTCTGCACGCTGGATAAATGGGAGTCCCGACAATTCAACTTCGGTTCGAAGATCGTCAACTTCGTCGGCGAGAAAACGACACAAGGTTCGCTCGGCGCCGTCGGCTACGACGACGAAGGCGTGCCGGCGAAGCGCTGGGACATCATCAAGGACGGCATCCTCGTCAACTACCAGGCCACGCGCGACCAGGCCCACATCATCGGCGAACAGGAATCGCATGGCTGCTCGTACGCGGACAGCTGGAGCAAGGTGCAGTTCCAGCGCATGCCGAACGTGTCGCTCGTCGCCGGCAAGAACCGGCTCACGCCGGACGAGATGGTCAAGGACGTCAAGAAGGGCATCTACATCCTCGGCCGCGGCTCGTACTCGATCGACCAGCAGCGCTACAACTTCCAGTTCGGCGGCCAGCTGTATTTCGAGATCCGCGACGGCAAGATCGGCCAGATGCTGGAAGACGTGGCCTACCAGTCGAATACGCAGGACTTCTGGAATGCCTGCACGGCCATCTGCGATGAACGCGACTGGCGCATGAGCGGCTCCTTCTTCGACGGCAAGGGGCAGCCGAGCCAGGTCAGCGCCGTCTCGCACGGCACGGCGACCACGCGCTTCAACGGCATCAACGTGATCAACACCGGCCGCAAGATCGGCTGA
- a CDS encoding TldD/PmbA family protein produces MKQLNAEEAKQICDRVLGMAKADECSVTLSGSRNGNIRFARNSVSTAGLNEDRSLVVTVAYGKRQGTATVNEFDDKSLERTVRRAEDIARLAPENPEYVPMPARQDFKASAEYVAATAAIDPDYRAEVAAHAITEGRKRKLVTAGFFTDSTGFQTIANSKGVFGHREYTGLNFTCTARTEDGRGSGWVTRAAVDAQRFDAREAVDVAIEKALRSVDAKAIEPGRYTVILEPAATSEIVGRMVNAFGARQADEGRSFLAKKGGGNRLGEKLFDEQVNIWTDPWDKDVPVSPWDTQAMLARRRTDLVKNGKVASLDYSRFWAQKNGVPPTARPGNFIMAGGTQSLEELIAGTKKGVIVTRTWYIRMVDPQSLLLTGLTRDGTFYVENGKIKYPVKNFRFNESPVTMLNNVDGLGKPVVIGGEEVPYQMVIPPMRIRDFNFTSLSDAV; encoded by the coding sequence ATGAAGCAGTTGAATGCAGAGGAAGCGAAACAGATCTGCGACCGCGTGCTGGGCATGGCCAAGGCCGACGAGTGCAGCGTCACACTGTCCGGCAGCCGCAACGGCAATATCCGCTTTGCGCGCAACAGCGTGTCGACGGCGGGGCTGAACGAGGACCGCAGCCTCGTCGTCACCGTCGCCTACGGCAAGCGCCAGGGCACCGCGACCGTCAACGAATTCGACGATAAATCGCTGGAGCGGACCGTGCGCCGCGCCGAGGACATCGCGCGCCTGGCGCCCGAGAATCCGGAATACGTGCCCATGCCGGCCAGGCAGGATTTCAAGGCCAGCGCCGAATACGTCGCGGCGACGGCCGCCATCGATCCGGACTACCGCGCGGAAGTCGCAGCGCACGCGATCACCGAAGGCCGCAAACGGAAACTCGTCACGGCCGGCTTCTTCACCGATTCGACGGGCTTCCAGACCATCGCGAATTCGAAGGGCGTGTTCGGCCACCGCGAATACACCGGCCTGAACTTCACCTGCACGGCGCGCACGGAAGATGGCCGCGGCTCCGGCTGGGTCACGCGCGCGGCCGTCGATGCGCAGCGGTTCGATGCGCGCGAGGCGGTCGACGTCGCGATCGAAAAGGCGCTGCGTTCCGTCGATGCGAAAGCCATCGAGCCGGGACGCTACACGGTGATCCTGGAACCGGCGGCGACTTCGGAAATCGTCGGGCGCATGGTGAACGCGTTCGGCGCGCGCCAGGCCGACGAGGGCCGCAGCTTCCTCGCGAAAAAGGGCGGCGGCAACCGGCTGGGCGAAAAGCTGTTCGATGAACAGGTGAACATCTGGACCGACCCGTGGGACAAGGACGTACCCGTCAGCCCGTGGGACACGCAGGCCATGCTGGCGCGCCGGCGCACGGACCTCGTCAAGAACGGCAAGGTGGCGTCGCTCGATTACTCCCGCTTCTGGGCGCAGAAGAACGGCGTGCCGCCGACGGCGCGTCCCGGCAATTTCATCATGGCGGGCGGCACGCAATCGCTGGAGGAGCTGATCGCGGGCACGAAGAAGGGCGTGATCGTCACGCGCACGTGGTACATCCGCATGGTCGATCCGCAATCGCTGCTGCTGACGGGCCTCACGCGCGACGGCACGTTCTACGTCGAGAACGGCAAGATCAAATACCCGGTCAAGAACTTCCGCTTCAACGAGAGCCCCGTCACGATGCTCAACAACGTCGATGGGCTGGGCAAGCCGGTCGTCATCGGAGGTGAGGAGGTGCCGTACCAGATGGTGATTCCGCCGATGCGCATCCGCGACTTCAATTTCACGTCGCTGTCGGATGCGGTGTGA